From Neospora caninum Liverpool complete genome, chromosome VIII, a single genomic window includes:
- a CDS encoding putative RNA recognition motif-containing protein, which yields MSADGEEPRHLASRDERTDEFFRSTETRPRESAVPNMIGASWPRLGKSDFGLETKDVATSEVHAHNACRADDAGDVAPEARGEETRVESAPVEVRDACGDGQSGPEYEEQFRGNSRALRLWESRGSERQGEHERGEGKNGNMKRMLAGLGDLPRDAAALGRSDARGSDPSNLFASTRSFPPDLPAVFREDLRPCEEEVVGPVGSHGGCLSLSQETAALCNGNRGTPVSPARTLDYFSISSSWGTAPSVSGTPTSYNLCAKGISTSLPPGQGALAHLGCTGSPPAVSPSGSHVSSDNNRGAQPELLHPINEDSFPGSFQQLPENASAVAFADSAAELKESACPATALRGAPGAPVAQRVSGLWGIGHGSGFAGAAPLAPPTPFQSLFLGTAQHGNGGAGIHPVGEAAHFVSRAFPDENFPFASPISPSFPVARHPAPDTAGASSPRRSPSLVSSSTTCPSHSTLSAASPHTRPAGSVSPAFPYAGANLHGSPGVQNLTNLVSPLQLQHLLQLGALSNGFVPNGSFDRRAPADGRLHGNGRQPDLSQLGCSPVGIDIGTSNASGFGDRDNSSGSEASMKLACGPLSHVLRSNPGACGVRHAGSVSLFPGVGSPVNYGCPPVGSEGLPHQAGRTFVGNIPPDITRASVKRLAERYGTVLGVEYDPHPGRWAYAYIIFATATMADRAASAMHGKRAFEDLATSEYMASCPVQCVTPHAGGQDDSQPNAATGILAALGTLGSSSAIQGLRTVPGKACVLDPAVIQEQARKTTFTLLRDGPPGANLFIYGIPACWKELELMVLVGQFGHVVGIRVPPASSAVVPPSSNFPAGGPIGSSNTNSTLLSCCSYNRGFGFASYDNTSAAFDAFRQLSGLVVAGKALKIQLKNGEEHLLDSALKAIANNGSPVASPSPNWNPVLGGGLGATPWDGQGPGGAFFAQLPTGGGLPSGRSWGGGSASVAAMVQGQNMIISPGPVARGPGPHAETGGHQLFPYSVPSSPVQRFGSLPPAGTSSVSQQMGGSFLGVGGALGVHTGLGAAGRLTGSAGSPAFTSTASVCSSTSGGHASGSRGPGPVTFAPSDPFLAVTAAGLCSLLAASGGGGRGGMTAQQQLLLQQAFSTMTPGQKQQLLLLLTQSASQDCSSPDATKGERDGHPTADGSEGSQVANSHVPSVASSSVESEAGAGGAAGSLGSGTGNSSFTLRDFLVGGLSQHQPKVPAAQPEAEVGSGAKGHVVSLQHTQQTAPGVSAPALPNAAGGPLPPLGQGTEPGEEEDAGMATDERTRLPVHGYTAISSTPGEDADVGEWEAFCGGPDRLFGTLLSQNSHAFSPRGKNDSTTLRFVGRTTGEGSEAAAAFFKSEDPGSRTESREFSFLLSTSGQCREGSAKFTPGEGGPSPAVDAVSPRRLNVRRQTAKGDATANTDDARKPGPDTRGVSSHLGSATVVSSDFCLVSRGAEDGKYRISQTGSRALSCPPSEEPNACSPRSELGPAPQAAGKAGGAKDVGPQARECVTSRTLVHQLAQCVSMLTSPAGFFRTQDASGVWPEKAETEAGEASPASAGEKREEEFAGWNDNGRESGAGEQKAGEGTARDTPPRLPIPEAADPGKKLEARDLHTDCLGRQQGATEAKQWENEAGRNAASGAAQNGRQGVRDGSVLRDQGDCHGDAVAVGRNAQDTHKGTVHSSGVDPFPRSREASLDASSPLFFFLEASPGSAANPERVDCLSPPKAISSPSSRTSSGGTVGSASLPRFGLLGSAEAGEASATRAELVKDHAVRGERHETGEARRSPSCAASLRVGIASAESALNEIEGYSSRQGPSSLGRQPGEEAAGGSSGEASLKDFGDGVRRDEVPRTLAEGAANGASPTIPAIFPSTRDRAMGNGERSWPLGFSGSSAHELPDDEGRISGRLDARLRPSSLSSSPFPSLEDDVIPVHERESNPTGKAVNDASNGGSKGPIAPPPPTFKASQRRVKRTDLSLLTSGGAGFLHVAGRAVQSERREGFVFPSEQVSAYATQRDKSDRSFLNMPQSQHSVLANLASSHQGAAMQNICGRVAGVAPNSLRPCPSTLTAGPSSGGACGDPTHKGLGRIASGGGFAFSCHLPPVLGGAGNGAVVGSSLGAHALGTDGSVGVSGQSYEGVGEALSHRTCSGSGRKSRGPSVATKKDAGDSSLSFMRAAGSVSAVSCAGHTDVSGDFHGAPNGDSLGNSEGCSKYAPTAGSAATLSQVSRPCPAKGFSSDLQLHLSGSAVPVTSAASVGALNGGECRAAGHVASFQAGVGWNVGLDAGSYSASVEILQQLAREQEVEALRQQLLHHRPDFPFQSGSVAVHVAAAQGIRGPWLGAEAEVAGRLSVACTLPGGTQAGKGMSGEAAWWVSGATDGKVLERGDGDGVNGASAPSHLPDVAPARVPETKGDTELGGGGLPLAWADPSLQNGTPPTATPTTSGTTASSVAASANNTPPRGVGQHAGKGKEKGNEVESKAAPVGSKRQKHPCESGEGKREHSGDGARAESSGVCPTQEAEGLRTWL from the exons ATGAGcgcggacggcgaggaacCGCGTCATCTTGCAAGTCGAGACGAACGTACAGACGAGTTCTTTCGGAGCACGGAGACCCGCCCGCGTGAGTCAGCAGTCCCCAATATGATCGGCGCTTCCTGGCCGCGTTTGGGGAAATCCGACTTCGGATTGGAGACGAAGGATGTCGCAACTTCCGAAGTTCACGCACACAACGCGTGTCGCGCGGACGACGCGGGGGACGTCGCCCCTGAAgcgcggggcgaggagacacgcgtggAGTCAGCCCCAGTCGAGGTGAGGGATGCATGCGGGGACGGCCAAAGCGGACCTGAATATGAAGAACAGTTCCGCGGAAACAGCCGAGCGCTTCGATTGTGGGAATCGAGGGGGAGCGAACGGCAAGGCGAGCACGAGcggggagaaggcaagaaCGGAAATATGAAACGCATGCTCGCAGGTCTCGGAGACCTCCCGCGGGACGCTGCAGCGCTCGGCCGCAGCGACGCCCGAGGCTCCGACCCCTCCAACCTATTTGCGTCCACGCGCTCCTTCCCCCCAGATCTTCCTGCAGTCTTTCGTGAAGATTTACGGCCGTGTGAAGAGGAAGTCGTGGGCCCCGTTGGGTCCCACGGCGgatgtctctccctctcccaaGAGACAGCAGCTCTGTGCAATGGAAACCGCGGAActccagtgtctcctgcgcgcaCGCTGGATTACTTCTCCATCTCGTCTTCGTGGGGGACGGCGCCATCTGTCTCTGGAACGCCGACCAGCTACAATCTGTGCGCGAAGGGTATCAGCACTTCGCTTCCCCCCGGGCAGGGCGCCCTGGCACATTTGGGCTGTACCGGCAGCCCCCCGGCTGTTTCCCCGAGCGGGAGTCATGTGTCCTCCGACAACAATCGGGGTGCGCAACCGGAACTGCTGCATCCAATCAACGAGGACAGCTTCCCGGGCAGTTTCCAGCAACTTCCTGAGAACGCgtctgccgtcgccttcgcagATTCAGCCGCAGAGCTGAAAGAGAGTGCGTGTCCCGCGACTGCTCTCCGTGGTGCGCCAGGTGCTCCTGTAGCGCAGCGCGTCTCAGGGTTGTGGGGAATCGGGCATGGGTCCGGGTTTGCCGGCGCAGCGCCCTTGGCGCCGCCAACTCCTTTCCAGTCTTTGTTTCTTGGTACAGCACAGCATGGAAACGGAGGTGCGGGCATCCACCCGGTGGGAGAGGCGGCCCATTTCGTGTCGCGAGCGTTTCCTGACGAGAACTttccgttcgcttctcccaTCTCGCCCTCTTTCCCCGTCGCTCGGCACCCCGCGCCCGACACCGCTGgggcgtcctcgccgcggcgctctccgtcgctggTCTCCTCTTCAACGACATGCCCGTCCCACAGCACTCTGTCGGCGGCTTCGCCACACACCCGACCGGCCGGGAGCGTGAGCCCGGCGTTCCCGTACGCCGGGGCGAACTTGCATGGCTCACCTGGGGTCCAGAATCTGACGAACCTCGTTTCGCCGCTCCAACTTCAACACTTGCTTCAGCTGGGGGCTCTCTCAAACGGGTTCGTCCCCAACGGAAGCTTCGACAGGCGAGCGCCTGCGGATGGAAGGTTGCACGGAAACGGGCGTCAACCGGATCTGTCGCAGCTGGGCTGCTCTCCTGTGGGAATTGACATTGGCACCAGTAACGCCAGCGGCTTTGGGGACCGTGACAACTCGAGTGGAAGCGAAGCATCGATGAAACTTGCGTGCGGGCCGCTGTCCCATGTGTTGCGTTCGAACCCCGGCGCGTGCGGAGTGCGCCACGCGGGCTccgtttcgctctttcctgGCGTAGGCTCTCCAGTGAATTACGGGTGCCCTCCTGTAGGGAGTGAGGGACTTCCCCATCAGGCCGGCCGAACGTTTGTCGGAAACATTCCCCCAGACATCACAAGAGCGTCTGTGAAGAGGCTCGCCGAGAGATACGGCACTGTCCTCGGAGTCGAGTACGACCCTCACCCGGGCAGGTGGGCGTACGCGTACATTATTTTCGCAACGGCAACCATGGCCGACCGAGCCGCCAGCGCCATGCACGGGAAACGAGCTTTTGAG GATCTCGCCACTAGCGAATACATGGCTAGCTGTCCTGTGCAATGTGTCACGCCCCATGCAGGAGGCCAAGACGACAGTCAGCCGAATGCGGCAACAGGCATCCTCGCTGCGTTAGGAACTCTGGGCTCCTCTTCGGCGATCCAGGGCTTACGGACAGTGCCAGGAAAGGCATGTGTGCTCGACCCTGCAGTGATTCAAGAGCAAGCGAGGAAAACCACCTTCACACTTCTGAGAGACGGTCCCCCAG GGGCAAATTTATTCATCTACGGCATCCCAGCGTGCTGGAAGGAGCTCGAGCTTATGGTTCTCGTCGGCCAGTTTGGTCACGTTGTTGGCATTCGAGtgcctcctgcgtcttccgctgtgGTGCCGCCTTCGTCGAACTTTCCGGCGGGTGGGCCGATTGGGAGCAGCAACACAAACtccacgcttctctcttgctgcAGCTACAACCGCGGCTTTGGATTCGCTTCCTACGACAACACGAGCGCTGCGTTTGACGCCTTCCGGCAACTCTCTGGCTTGGTGGTGGCAGGAAAGGCGCTGAAGATTCAGCTCaagaacggcgaagaacaTCTGCTCGACTCCGCGCTCAAGGCGATCGCTAACAACGGGTCCCCCGTTGCCAGCCCGAGCCCGAACTGGAACCCAGTGCTGGGAGGGGGGCTGGGCGCAACTCCTTGGGACGGCCAAGGCCCTGGAGGCGCTTTCTTCGCACAACTGCCCACCGGCGGAGGGTTGCCGTCAGGGCGTAGCTGGGGTGGAGGCAGCGCCTCTGTAGCTGCGATGGTGCAAGGACAAAACATGATCATCTCCCCTGGACCTGTGGCACGTGGGCCAGGACCCCACGCAGAGACCGGCGGCCACCAGCTTTTCCCCTATTCCGTCCCTAGCTCGCCCGTGCAACGCTTTGGAAGCCTGCCGCCCGCTGGTACCTCCAGTGTCAGTCAGCAGATGGGCGGAAGTTTCCTGGGTGTCGGTGGAGCGCTAGGCGTGCACACTGGGCTCGGCGCGGCAGGCCGCCTAACAGGGTCAGCGGGGTCGCCTGCATTCACGTCGACTGCGTCCGTGTGCTCCTCGACTTCTGGAGGCCACGCGAGCGGCTCACGAGGCCCCGGCCCCGTCACCTTTGCACCGTCTGACCCGTTTTTGGCGGTAACTGCAGCGGGGCTGTGTTCACTCCTGGCGGCGTCCGGTGGTGGCGGCAGAGGGGGCATGACGGCCCAGCAGCAACTGCTCCTGCAGCAGGCCTTCAGCACAATGACTCCGGGCCAAAAACAgcagctgcttcttcttctcacgCAGTCCGCAAGTCAGGACTGTTCGTCTCCAGACGCcacgaagggcgagagagacgggcaTCCGACAGCAGACGGGAGTGAAGGCAGTCAGGTGGCAAACTCGCACGTTCCCTCGGTGGCGAGCTCGAGTGTGGAGTCCGAGGCTGGGGCTGGAGGAGCCGCCGGCTCATTGGGTTCGGGCACAGGTAACAGTTCGTTCACTCTGCGCGATTTCCTGGTCGGCGGACTTTCGCAGCACCAGCCTAAGGTGCCTGCCGCCCAGCCGGAAGCCGAAGTCGGCTCAGGCGCAAAGGGCCATGTTGTGTCCCTTCAGCATACGCAACAGACAGCGCCCGGTGTTTCAGCGCCGGCTCTGCCGAACGCTGCGGGTGGTCCCCTTCCGCCGCTGGGACAGGGCACCGAGCcaggtgaggaagaagacgcgggaatGGCGACGgacgagagaacgcgacTGCCTGTCCATGGGTATACGGCAATTTCCTCCACGCCTGGAGAGGACGCCGATGTGGGAGAATGGGAAGCCTTCTGCGGTGGTCCCGACCGCCTTTTTGGTACTCTGCTCTCTCAGAACTCccacgctttctctcctcggggCAAGAATGACTCAACCACTTTACGATTTGTCGGTCGCACCACTGGCGAAGGCAGTGAagctgcagccgccttcTTTAAGAGCGAGGACCCTGGGAGCCGCACGGAGTCTCGAGAGTTCAGCTTCTTGCTGAGCACCAGTGGACAGTGCCGAGAAGGTAGCGCAAAGTTCACACCGGGGGAGGGCGGTCCGTCTCCAGCTGTCGATGCTGTTTCTCCCAGACGCCTGAACGTCCGACGGCAAACAGCCAAAGGCGACGCCACGGCAAACACGGATGACGCACGGAAACCCGGTCCAGACACTCGAGGTGTCTCGTCTCATCTGGGCTCCGCGACTGTGGTGTCTTCGGATTTCTGTTTGGTGTCGAGGGGAGCCGAGGACGGAAAATATCGCATCAGTCAGACTGGAAGCCGGGCGCTCTCGTGCCCTCCATCTGAGGAAccaaacgcatgcagtcccCGCTCTGAGCTCGGTCCCGCCCCGCAAGCAGCCGGAAAAGCGGGGGGAGCCAAAGACGTTGGTCCACAAGCCCGCGAATGTGTCACCTCGCGGACACTGGTGCATCAGCTAGCGCAGTGTGTGTCGATGCTGACGTCTCCCGCGGGCTTCTTTCGCACGCAAGATGCTTCGGGGGTTTGGccggaaaaggcggaaacagaagcgggcgaggcgagtcCAGCGAGTgccggagaaaagagagaggaagagttTGCAGGATGGAATGACAACGGAAGGGAAAGCGGGGCGGGAGAGCAGAAGGCCGGAGAAGGCACTGCAAGAGATACCCCCCCTCGCTTACCGATCCCGGAAGCTGCGGATCCCGGCAAGAAACTGGAGGCGAGAGATTTGCATACAGACTGCCTGGGCCGCCAGCAGGGCGCcacagaggcgaaacagTGGGAGAATGAGGCAGGGCGAAACGCAGCTTCGGGTGCTGCACAGAACGGGCGTCAAGGAGTCCGCGACGGCAGTGTGTTACGAGATCAAGGTGACTGCCACGGTGATGCTGTAGCTGTTGGACGCAACGCCCAGGACACGCACAAGGGAACCGTGCACAGCTCGGGTGTCGATCCTTTTCCGCGCTCGCGTGAGGCCTCGCTTGACGCTTCGTCGcccctgttttttttcttggaGGCGTCGCCGGGGAGTGCGGCCAATCCTGAACGCGTAGACTGCCTGTCACCCCCAAAGGCGatctcgtcgccttcctctcgtaCTTCATCTGGTGGCACTGTGGGGAGTGCATCGCTGCCGCGATTTGGTCTGCTCGGGTCTGCtgaagctggagaagcgagcgcgACACGAGCAGAGCTAGTCAAAGACCATGCcgtgagaggcgagagacacgagacaggTGAGGCGCGCAGATCGCCATCTTGCGCCGCGAGCCTCAGGGTTGGTATCGCCTCGGCAGAGTCTGCCCTCAACGAGATAGAGGGGTACTCGTCCCGTCAGGGCCCGTCCTCGCTGGGCCGACAGCCtggggaagaggcggcaggGGGCTCCAGTGGCGAGGCGTCTCTGAAGGATTTTGGCGATGGTGTAAGACGAGACGAAGTGCCGAGAACCCTTGCTGAAGGTGCCGCCAACGGGGCATCCCCTACTATCCCTGCAATTTTCCCGTCGACGAGAGATCGAGCGATGGGGAATGGAGAAAGGTCTTGGCCTCTCGGGTTTTCTGGATCGAGCGCGCATGAGCTGCcagacgacgaaggaagaaTCTCAGGTCGCCTTGACGCTAGGCTCAGACCCTCATCTTTGTCCTCCTCGCCATTCCCGTCTCTCGAAGACGACGTCATTCCGGTGCATGAAAGGGAATCGAACCCTACTGGAAAGGCCGTGAATGACGCTAGCAACGGTGGCAGCAAGGGACCTATCGCTCCTCCGCCCCCGACGTTCAAAGCGTCTCAGCGGCGAGTCAAACGGACGGATTTGTCTCTTTTGACGTCTGGTGGGGCTGGGTTTCTTCATGTAGCTGGACGTGCAgtgcagagcgagagacgggaggggTTCGTCTTCCCGTCCGAACAAGTTAGTGCCTatgcgacacagagagacaagagtgACCGCTCATTTCTAAACATGCCCCAATCTCAGCACTCCGTTCTCGCAAACCTAGCCTCTTCCCACCAAGGAGCGGCGATGCAGAACATTTGTGGTCGAGTGGCAGGCGTCGCTCCAAACAGTTTGCGTCCCTGCCCGTCAACTCTCACTGCAGGGCCATCATCCGGAGGAGCGTGTGGCGACCCCACACACAAGGGACTCGGGAGAATCGCGTCTGGTGGCGGCTTTGCCTTCTCCTGCCATCTGCCTCCAGTCCTCGGGGGTGCAGGGAACGGAGCCGTGGTAGGCAGCAGCTTGGGTGCGCATGCATTGGGCACAGACGGCTCAGTCGGAGTGTCGGGCCAAAGCTACGAAGGCGTTGGTGAAGCGCTCAGTCACAGAACGTGCTCTGGATCAGGGAGAAAGTCCAGGGGGCCAAGCGTTGCGACCAAGAAGGATGCCGGAGATTCGAGCCTCAGCTTCATGCGTGCAGCTGGAAGTGTGTCTGCTGTGTCCTGCGCTGGACACACGGACGTCAGTGGCGACTTTCATGGTGCAccgaacggagacagcctggGGAACTCGGAAGGGTGTAGCAAGTACGCACCCACCGCGGGTAGCGCTGCCACTCTTTCCCAAGTGTCTCGCCCCTGTCCGGCAAAAGGTTTCTCGTCCGACCTTCAGCTCCATCTCAGCGGCTCTGCGGTCCCCGTTACCTCGGCAGCGTCCGTCGGCGCACTGAACGGTGGAGAGTGCAGAGCCGCAGGACACGTCGCGTCTTTCCAGGCGGGCGTGGGGTGGAACGTCGGCCTAGACGCCGGTTCGTATAGTGCATCTGTCGAAATTCTTCAGCAGCTGGCGAGGGAGCAAGAGGTGGAGGCGCTCCGTCAGCAGTTGCTTCACCACAGGCCGGATTTTCCGTTCCAGTCTGGATCCGTCGCTGTGCACGTCGCGGCAGCACAGGGGATCCGGGGGCCCTGGCTCGGTGCGGAAGCAGAAGTCGCTGGACGTCTGTCGGTTGCTTGCACGTTGCCTGGAGGCACGCAAGCAGGAAAGGGGATGAGCGGGGAGGCGGCTTGGTGGGTATCAGGCGCCACAGACGGAAAAGTCTTGGAGCGTGGTGACGGTGACGGAGTGAACGGCGCAAGTGCGCCTTCGCACCTTCCGGACGTTGCTCCCGCTCGAGTGCCCGAAACGAAGGGAGATACAGAGCTTGGGGGCGGAggcctccctctcgcctggGCCGATCCGAGCCTTCAAAACGGCACGCCACCAACGGCGACCCCGACCACGTCTGGGACGACTGCGAGCTCGGTGGCAGCCAGTGCAAACAACACACCGCCGAGAGGCGTGGGCCAGCATGCAGGTAaaggcaaagagaaaggcaatGAGGTGGAAAGCAAGGCGGCTCCGGTGGGCAGCAAGCGGCAGAAACACCCATGCGAAAgcggcgaggggaagagagaacacagTGGGGACGGGGCGAGAGCAGAGTCCTCGGGCGTCTGTCCGACtcaagaggcagagggacTGAGAACTTGGCTCTga